The following are from one region of the Pocillopora verrucosa isolate sample1 chromosome 3, ASM3666991v2, whole genome shotgun sequence genome:
- the LOC136280013 gene encoding uncharacterized protein produces MGSPLGPLLANVFMSSIEDTLERQRKLPSYYRRYVDDTLTVMPDLATATTFLHTLNSAHTSVKFTMEVEKNSKLPFLGTELLNHAPRIETKVYVKPTNTGLLLHYQSHVDNRYKRSLLKTMLDRAHRLSSSWAHFSDECDRLKKVFARLKYPGRLVNSTINTFLQSRIVGTQPTQTPKEPISIVRVVIPFKDQESANYVKKELKNLSMKVQTTVQPVFVSRKVSQDLKVREIKPQIVNQQRVVYQFQCDLCDAGYVGYTRGHLHTRVDGHKRKASSIYKHYHEQHSEVPKDLLKRFSILKKCSNKFDCLVNEMLFIRDLKPTLNVQSDSIRAKVFV; encoded by the coding sequence ATGGGGTCCCCTCTCGGGCCCTTATTAGCAAATGTCTTCATGTCATCCATCGAAGATACCCTTGAGCGACAAAGAAAACTTCCATCCTATTATCGTCGATATGTTGATGATACACTCACTGTAATGCCTGATCTAGCAACAGCAACTACCTTCTTGCATACCCTCAACAGCGCCCACACTTCGGTCAAATTCACCATGGAGGTGGAGAAGAACAGCAAGCTTCCTTTCCTTGGCACCGAACTACTCAACCATGCACCTCGGATTGAAACCAAGGTATATGTGAAACCAACAAACACGGGCCTACTATTACACTACCAAAGCCATGTAGACAATCGCTACAAACGGAGCTTGCTGAAAACTATGCTGGATCGCGCACACCGATTATCTTCCTCCTGGGCCCATTTCTCTGATGAGTGTGATCGCCTAAAGAAAGTTTTCGCACGGCTTAAATACCCGGGGCGCCTGGTAAATTCTACCATTAACACCTTCTTACAATCAAGAATTGTTGGTACGCAGCCCACACAGACGCCCAAAGAACCAATATCCATTGTTCGTGTGGTCATACCTTTCAAAGATCAAGAATCAGCAAATTATGTTAAGAAAGAGCTCAAGAATCTTAGCATGAAGGTGCAGACAACTGTCCAGCCAGTATTTGTTAGCCGCAAAGTAAGCCAAGATCTTAAAGTACGAGAAATCAAGCCACAGATTGTCAACCAACAACGCGTCGTTTATCAATTTCAATGTGACCTGTGTGATGCGGGTTATGTGGGCTATACACGCGGACACTTACACACACGCGTGGATGGACATAAACGAAAGGCATCTTCAATATATAAACACTACCACGAACAGCACAGCGAAGTCCCGAAAGACCTACTGAAACGTTTTAGCATTCTGAAAAAGTGTAGTAACAAGTTCGATTGTTTGGTGAACGAAATGCTTTTCATCAGAGACTTAAAACCCACTCTGAACGTGCAAAGCGATTCAATTCGcgcaaaagtatttgtttaa
- the LOC131798724 gene encoding uncharacterized protein yields the protein MDRLLEALQIPDSYTSHQGSVFTGMESLMILLQCLSYPNRWCDLVPIFGRTEPELSMAFDMITNDLYTRFSPRLTSLDLVWLNPGLFSDAIHRKGAPLEQVWGFIDCTAHPTARPIRHQRIMYSGHKRVHCLKFQVCYCQNHFVILCLGPIEGCRHDSLMLGESNLLPLLERMVKPNGDPYVVYGITRHIISPFRGAHLTRPQQLFNAEMSKCRICVEWGFGKILQYFTYLDFQRNLKVLLQPVAKYYLVGALLINCHTCLYGSLTGTYFDLEPPSLETYLSNLYL from the exons ATGGACCGGTTACTGGAGGCCTTACAAATACCTGACTCCTATACAAGCCATCAAGGGTCTGTATTTACTGGCATGGAGTCACTGATGATATTGCTACAGTGTCTGTCATATCCAAATAGATGGTGTGATCTTGTCCCAATTTTTGGAAGGACTGAACCAGAGCTCAGCATGGCTTTTGACATG ATCACTAATGATCTGTATACAAGATTCAGTCCTCGTTTGACTTCTCTGGATTTGGTATGGCTTAATCCAGGTCTATTTTCAGATGCAATACACAGAAAGGGTGCACCCCTTGAACAGGTTTGGGGATTCATCGATTGTACTGCACACCCAACTGCAAGGCCCATTCGCCACCAAAGAATCATGTATAGTGGCCACAAGAGGGTACACTGTCTGAAATTCCAAGTATGTTACTGCCAAAACCATTTTG TTATTCTTTGTCTAGGTCCAATTGAAGGATGCCGCCATGACTCCTTAATGCTGGGGGAGAGTAATTTGTTGCCGCTGCTTGAAAGAATGGTGAAACCTAATGGAGACCCATACGTGGTTTATGGCATCACAAGACATATCATTTCTCCCTTCAGGGGTGCCCATTTAACTAGGCCACAACAACTTTTTAATGCAGAAATGAGTAAATGTCGCATATGCGTAGAATGGGGTTTTGGAAAAATCCTTCAGTATTTTACGTACCtagattttcagagaaatcTCAAGGTCCTTTTACAGCCAGTTGCCAAGTACTATTTAGTTGGCGCCCTTTTAATTAACTGCCACACATGTTTGTACGGTTCACTCACTGGAACCTATTTTGATTTGGAACCCCCATCATTGGAAACATACTTATCAAACCTTTACTTGTGA